In one Mucilaginibacter sp. PAMB04168 genomic region, the following are encoded:
- a CDS encoding TMEM175 family protein produces the protein MNAAEQQEIKKEFLLERIILFSDAVFAIIITIMVIEIKMPEHLTTLAEGLKGIKNTDSEKVHQFNHEVKHAFKELVPRLLGYALSFFLVANFWMRHIKICSYLKDYNRTFLVYNLLFLFTISLFPFGISFFAGTAGFNTLLYTYSVNIYISVVLANLLTQALLVGFIVRNKAELCIANPNIETTLQWKVQRLYYFIIPVLGIAVLIFNYFNLNFFFSLYTIPVAAIITGIARRKYYPKK, from the coding sequence ATGAACGCCGCCGAGCAACAGGAGATTAAGAAGGAGTTTTTGCTGGAAAGGATAATCCTGTTTAGCGATGCCGTGTTTGCCATCATTATTACCATTATGGTAATAGAGATTAAAATGCCCGAGCATTTAACCACTTTGGCCGAGGGTTTAAAGGGCATTAAAAACACAGATAGCGAAAAGGTTCACCAATTTAACCATGAGGTAAAGCACGCTTTTAAGGAATTAGTACCGCGCTTGCTGGGTTATGCTTTAAGTTTCTTTCTGGTAGCTAATTTTTGGATGCGGCACATCAAGATATGCAGTTATCTTAAAGATTATAACAGAACGTTCCTGGTGTATAACCTCCTCTTTCTTTTCACTATTTCGCTGTTCCCTTTCGGCATCTCATTTTTTGCAGGAACGGCAGGCTTTAATACCCTACTGTATACTTACTCTGTTAACATTTATATAAGTGTCGTACTGGCCAATCTTTTAACCCAAGCACTATTGGTAGGTTTTATTGTAAGAAACAAAGCGGAACTCTGCATTGCTAACCCCAATATCGAAACAACCCTGCAATGGAAGGTGCAACGGCTTTATTATTTTATAATACCTGTTTTAGGTATAGCTGTATTGATTTTTAATTACTTCAATTTAAACTTCTTTTTTTCACTTTACACAATTCCGGTTGCTGCCATTATAACAGGTATTGCCCGGCGTAAGTATTACCCCAAAAAATAA
- a CDS encoding ATP-binding cassette domain-containing protein — MGKENSSINYNEKVISIKSLTKSFGDYHVLRGVDLDLYKNENLVVLGRSGTGKSVLIKIISGLLRADAGSVNVLGNEVTTITPRELEDLRRRIGFSFQNSALYDSMTVRKNLEFPLVRNQKNLRRREIDGMVERVLEAVGLKQTINQMPAELSGGQRKRIGIARTLILRPEIMLYDEPTAGLDPITSMEINNLINHVQERFNTSSIIITHDLTCAKATGNRVAMLLDGQFQRQGSFEEVFTSEDERVKQFYDYNFIN, encoded by the coding sequence ATGGGCAAAGAAAATTCATCCATAAATTACAACGAAAAGGTAATCAGTATTAAAAGCCTTACTAAGTCGTTTGGTGATTACCACGTACTGCGTGGCGTTGACCTTGATCTATATAAGAATGAAAACCTGGTAGTACTTGGCCGTTCGGGTACCGGAAAATCGGTATTGATCAAGATTATTTCTGGCTTACTCCGCGCTGATGCAGGTTCGGTAAATGTACTGGGCAACGAGGTAACAACTATTACACCCAGGGAGTTAGAAGATTTACGCCGTCGTATAGGTTTCTCCTTTCAGAACAGTGCTTTATACGACAGCATGACTGTGCGCAAAAATCTTGAGTTTCCGCTGGTGCGTAACCAAAAAAATTTACGCCGCAGGGAGATCGATGGGATGGTGGAGCGGGTGCTGGAGGCGGTTGGTTTAAAGCAAACCATTAACCAGATGCCGGCCGAGTTATCGGGCGGTCAGCGTAAGCGTATAGGCATTGCCCGTACACTCATATTACGGCCCGAAATTATGCTGTACGATGAGCCAACCGCTGGTTTGGATCCAATCACCTCAATGGAAATTAATAATTTGATTAACCACGTTCAGGAGCGTTTCAATACATCATCCATTATTATAACGCACGATTTAACTTGTGCCAAAGCCACCGGCAACCGTGTAGCCATGTTACTGGATGGGCAGTTTCAGCGCCAGGGCAGCTTTGAAGAAGTGTTTACAAGCGAAGATGAACGGGTGAAACAATTTTACGACTATAACTTTATCAATTAA
- a CDS encoding SDR family oxidoreductase encodes MLIDYTGKTVLITGGSRGIGKACAQLFASLNADVIITYNTNHDEAERTLSELDPRGNHGLFQLDQRHPKNVERFFTKLLQHYPRIDVIVNNAGVYLEHKIDEVSYAQWLQSWEDTISTNLNGVANLCFFASRHMIQKGGGKIINISSRGAFRGEPNHPAYAASKAGLNAMSQSLAVSLAPHHISVHVIAPGFVETDMTAELLNSEEGIAIKKQSPYNRVAETQEVARVAAVYASPGFEFTTAGIIDLNGASYLRA; translated from the coding sequence ATGTTAATTGATTACACCGGCAAAACTGTACTTATTACAGGTGGCTCAAGGGGCATAGGTAAGGCTTGCGCTCAATTGTTTGCATCACTCAACGCTGATGTTATTATCACTTATAACACTAACCATGACGAGGCCGAGCGCACACTGAGTGAGTTAGACCCACGTGGCAATCATGGCCTGTTTCAGTTAGATCAACGTCATCCTAAAAATGTAGAACGCTTTTTTACCAAGCTGCTTCAGCATTACCCCCGTATAGATGTTATTGTTAACAATGCCGGTGTATACCTTGAACATAAAATAGATGAGGTGAGCTATGCGCAATGGCTGCAGAGTTGGGAAGATACTATCAGCACCAACCTCAACGGCGTAGCCAACCTGTGCTTTTTTGCTTCAAGACATATGATTCAAAAAGGCGGCGGCAAAATCATTAATATTTCTTCACGAGGTGCATTTAGAGGCGAGCCCAACCATCCTGCTTATGCAGCCAGTAAAGCCGGGCTAAATGCCATGAGTCAGTCCTTAGCCGTAAGTTTGGCGCCGCATCACATCAGCGTTCATGTTATAGCGCCCGGTTTTGTAGAAACCGACATGACAGCCGAACTATTGAACAGCGAGGAAGGCATAGCCATAAAAAAACAAAGCCCATATAACCGTGTGGCCGAAACGCAGGAAGTTGCCCGTGTGGCTGCCGTATACGCTTCGCCAGGCTTTGAGTTTACTACCGCCGGCATAATCGACTTAAATGGCGCTTCCTATCTGCGCGCTTAA
- a CDS encoding ABC transporter permease, translated as MDTQNSTSATEAKAVPSIFKGFTQFFVDVYDVFRFIGRFFKEAFVPPYEFRELIKQCWEVGVRSLLLITVTGFIVGLIFTKQSRPSLVQFGATSWIPSLVSIALMRALAPLVTALISAGRVGSSIGAELGSMRVTEQIDAMEVSGTRPFKYLVCIRTLATTISIPILAIYNGLIAMLGGYLNVMVNEGTSFSTYIQQFFQPLGFIDFESSIIKSMVFGFTIGIVGAYKGWNSSSGTSGVGKAANSAVVTAMFLVFIEEVIIVQITGWFR; from the coding sequence ATGGATACACAAAATAGCACATCAGCAACGGAAGCGAAAGCAGTACCGTCTATATTCAAAGGCTTTACCCAGTTTTTTGTAGATGTTTACGACGTATTCCGCTTTATTGGTCGCTTTTTTAAGGAAGCCTTTGTGCCGCCTTACGAGTTCAGGGAACTGATTAAACAGTGCTGGGAAGTTGGCGTGCGTTCGTTATTGCTTATTACAGTAACCGGATTTATTGTGGGGCTGATTTTCACCAAACAGTCGCGTCCGTCACTGGTTCAGTTCGGGGCAACCTCGTGGATCCCATCATTGGTATCCATTGCGCTTATGCGGGCACTGGCACCATTAGTTACGGCCTTGATAAGCGCTGGCCGGGTGGGCTCCAGTATAGGAGCCGAACTGGGCTCTATGCGGGTAACCGAACAAATCGACGCAATGGAAGTATCGGGTACGCGCCCGTTTAAATACCTGGTGTGCATCCGCACGCTGGCTACCACCATCAGTATTCCTATTTTGGCTATATATAACGGCTTGATTGCCATGCTGGGTGGTTATTTAAACGTAATGGTGAATGAAGGTACCAGCTTTAGCACTTACATACAGCAATTTTTTCAGCCACTCGGCTTTATTGATTTTGAATCATCTATCATCAAATCTATGGTGTTTGGTTTTACGATAGGCATTGTGGGCGCTTACAAAGGCTGGAACTCATCGAGCGGCACGTCGGGTGTGGGTAAGGCGGCTAACTCGGCCGTAGTAACAGCTATGTTTCTGGTGTTTATTGAAGAAGTAATTATAGTGCAGATAACCGGCTGGTTCCGCTAA
- a CDS encoding thioredoxin family protein: MKKLIALMLIAVAGLAFKPADTGYKVGDIATDFKLKNVDGKTVSLANYKAVKGYIVVFTCNHCPFAKAYESRIMALDKQYAGKGYPVIAISPNDPIAEPADSYENMQKLAAQKGYTFPYLIDETQDITRAYGAKATPHVYVLQKTAAGNVVQYIGAIDNDTENTKTDKVKYVETAVNALIAGKKIETTATKAIGCTIKWKKSA, encoded by the coding sequence ATGAAAAAGTTAATTGCACTAATGCTGATTGCCGTGGCGGGTCTGGCCTTCAAACCTGCCGACACCGGTTACAAAGTGGGCGATATAGCCACCGATTTTAAATTGAAAAATGTGGATGGTAAAACGGTATCGCTAGCCAACTATAAAGCTGTCAAGGGTTACATTGTGGTGTTTACCTGCAACCATTGCCCTTTTGCCAAGGCTTACGAAAGCCGTATAATGGCGCTTGATAAGCAATACGCAGGCAAGGGCTACCCGGTTATTGCCATTAGCCCTAACGATCCGATTGCCGAGCCGGCAGATTCTTATGAGAACATGCAAAAACTGGCTGCGCAAAAAGGTTATACCTTCCCTTACTTAATTGATGAAACACAAGATATTACCCGGGCCTACGGTGCTAAGGCTACTCCGCATGTGTATGTACTGCAAAAAACGGCAGCCGGTAACGTGGTGCAATATATAGGCGCTATAGATAACGATACCGAAAACACCAAAACCGATAAGGTTAAATACGTTGAAACTGCTGTAAACGCCTTAATAGCCGGTAAAAAGATTGAGACTACTGCTACCAAAGCTATAGGCTGCACTATTAAATGGAAAAAAAGCGCTTAA
- a CDS encoding MlaD family protein: protein MELKENKYAFWVGLFIAVGLAILVVAIFTLGNQQKSFAKGLHLKARFDNVSGLIKGNNVWFSGVKVGTIKNISFTGVNQVDVEFNVDQAIQQFVHRDATAAISSEGFIGNKIITIDGGSPSAPTIQDGDLLNSKGMLSTDEIMKTFQKNNENLLVITNDFKTLSKKLVEGKGLAGSLLADSSLAMQFRAMVQNLQTTTARTATMADQLSRFGNKMNTKGGLADKMLTDTAVFAKLQQSANQLQEATAKASTLTDNLNKASNKLNTNDNAIGVLLNDQPTANQLKSTLDYLNQSSIKLNDDLEAVQHNFLLRGFFKKRDKEREKAVEVQQKK from the coding sequence ATGGAATTAAAGGAAAATAAATATGCTTTTTGGGTGGGCTTGTTCATCGCCGTGGGTTTGGCTATTTTAGTAGTAGCCATATTTACGTTAGGTAACCAGCAAAAAAGCTTTGCCAAAGGCTTGCACTTAAAAGCGCGTTTTGATAACGTTTCGGGCTTAATTAAAGGCAACAACGTTTGGTTTTCGGGCGTTAAGGTAGGTACCATTAAAAACATATCGTTCACCGGCGTAAACCAGGTTGATGTAGAGTTTAATGTTGATCAGGCTATACAGCAGTTTGTTCACAGAGATGCGACTGCAGCTATAAGTTCCGAAGGCTTTATTGGCAACAAAATCATCACCATTGATGGTGGCAGCCCATCTGCCCCTACCATTCAGGATGGCGATTTGTTAAATTCAAAAGGCATGCTCTCTACTGATGAGATCATGAAGACCTTCCAGAAAAACAACGAAAACCTGTTGGTTATCACCAACGATTTTAAAACGCTTAGCAAGAAATTGGTAGAAGGCAAAGGTTTAGCCGGCTCTTTACTGGCAGACTCAAGCCTGGCCATGCAATTCAGGGCCATGGTACAAAACCTGCAAACTACAACTGCACGTACTGCAACCATGGCTGATCAACTGAGCCGCTTTGGCAACAAAATGAACACTAAAGGCGGTTTGGCTGATAAAATGCTGACTGACACTGCTGTATTTGCCAAGCTGCAACAATCAGCTAACCAGTTACAGGAAGCAACTGCGAAGGCCAGTACTTTGACCGACAATTTGAACAAAGCCAGTAATAAGCTAAACACTAACGACAATGCGATTGGTGTTCTGCTGAATGATCAGCCAACGGCTAATCAGTTAAAAAGCACACTTGATTATCTTAACCAAAGCTCCATTAAGTTAAACGACGACCTTGAGGCCGTTCAGCACAACTTCCTGCTTCGCGGATTTTTCAAAAAACGTGATAAAGAGCGCGAAAAAGCAGTAGAAGTGCAGCAAAAAAAGTAA
- a CDS encoding glycosyl hydrolase codes for MLLSIMQIAVAQQQSPADTLATTETRWLLSSMRKLTGAGVLFGHHDATAYGVNWRLKDSSDIKNVTGSYPAVYGWDLSGIEVDSTYDINAIPFATQSRLVREAYERGGVNTFCWHMHNPVNGKSAWDTVGTTVDQLLPGGSFHQTYLTYLDKAAKYISTLNGRDGEPIPILFRPFHELTGEWFWWGIYTATPDEFKELWRFTVNYLRNTKKLHNLLMVYSAADFYEELELLERYPGDDYVDFMGFDRYCFDSTALYQRNMNRQLKLLQQVADEHHKLTCIAETGYQGLPVANWWTETLGPILSQNNKISYLLIWRNNGPEHYYAPYPGQVSAPDFKQFYQSNYIMFQDKLTPLEIYGPKHAQRYNRKAGP; via the coding sequence ATGCTGTTAAGTATAATGCAAATTGCTGTTGCCCAGCAGCAAAGCCCGGCAGATACGCTGGCCACGACCGAAACCCGGTGGCTGTTGAGCAGTATGCGGAAGCTTACCGGTGCAGGGGTGTTGTTTGGTCATCATGATGCTACAGCATACGGTGTAAATTGGCGTTTAAAGGACAGCTCTGACATAAAGAACGTTACAGGCAGTTATCCCGCAGTTTACGGCTGGGACCTTTCGGGTATTGAGGTAGATAGTACTTATGATATTAATGCCATACCGTTTGCCACGCAAAGCCGGTTGGTGCGCGAAGCTTATGAGCGGGGAGGCGTTAACACTTTTTGCTGGCACATGCACAACCCAGTAAATGGCAAGTCAGCCTGGGATACTGTTGGCACCACGGTTGATCAGTTATTGCCGGGCGGTAGTTTTCATCAAACCTACCTAACTTACTTAGACAAGGCTGCTAAATATATAAGCACCCTTAATGGCCGCGATGGTGAGCCTATTCCCATTTTGTTCAGACCTTTTCATGAATTAACAGGTGAGTGGTTTTGGTGGGGTATTTACACCGCCACGCCCGACGAGTTTAAGGAGTTGTGGCGATTTACGGTAAACTATCTGCGCAATACCAAAAAGCTGCATAACTTGCTCATGGTATACTCGGCCGCCGATTTTTATGAGGAATTGGAACTGCTGGAACGCTACCCCGGCGATGATTATGTTGATTTTATGGGGTTTGATCGCTATTGCTTCGATAGCACTGCATTATACCAACGCAATATGAACCGCCAATTAAAACTATTGCAGCAGGTGGCTGATGAGCATCATAAACTAACTTGTATTGCCGAAACCGGCTACCAGGGCTTACCAGTAGCCAACTGGTGGACTGAAACCCTGGGGCCTATATTATCTCAAAACAATAAGATTTCGTACCTGTTGATTTGGCGTAATAACGGGCCGGAGCATTATTACGCGCCGTATCCGGGGCAGGTTAGTGCACCTGATTTTAAACAGTTTTATCAAAGCAATTATATAATGTTTCAGGATAAACTTACACCGCTTGAGATTTACGGCCCAAAGCATGCACAGCGCTATAACCGCAAGGCCGGTCCGTGA
- a CDS encoding aldose epimerase family protein, producing the protein MINLKSKSFYAAMLAAGLLSVAACNQSSNKQSTNMTDSTTNTGQLPAASGFEKTIDGKQTKLYVLKNSKGVQAAITNYGGRLVSMLVPDKSGKMVDVVAGAGSVDGFEDAKGNYYGALIGRYGNRIGNAKFTLEGKEYKLPANNGPNTLHGGKEGFDVKVWDAKQVDDHTLELSYLSADGEQGFPGNLKTTVTYKLTDDNALEISYNATTDKPTVVNLTNHAYYNLNGNGSGSILKHSLQLAADAYTPVDSTLIPTGKIAPVDGTPFDFRKATTIGARINEGDEQLKNGQGYDHNFVLNKHDLKTPIATVQGDNTGIVMEVFTEEPGIQFYSGNFMKGEFKFKNDVKDDNRTAFALETQHFPDSPNKPSFPSTELKPGQTYKTTTIYKFSAK; encoded by the coding sequence ATGATAAACTTAAAAAGTAAAAGTTTTTATGCAGCTATGCTGGCAGCCGGTTTACTATCGGTAGCAGCCTGCAATCAATCATCTAACAAACAATCTACTAATATGACAGACAGTACCACCAACACTGGGCAACTGCCGGCGGCTTCAGGCTTCGAGAAAACTATCGACGGTAAGCAAACCAAACTTTACGTATTAAAAAACAGTAAGGGCGTGCAGGCAGCCATTACCAATTACGGCGGTCGTTTGGTTAGTATGCTGGTGCCCGATAAAAGCGGTAAAATGGTAGACGTAGTAGCCGGTGCAGGCAGTGTAGACGGTTTTGAGGATGCTAAAGGCAATTACTACGGCGCGCTGATTGGCCGTTACGGCAACCGCATAGGCAATGCTAAATTCACTTTAGAAGGTAAAGAATACAAGCTACCTGCTAACAACGGTCCTAATACCTTACATGGTGGTAAAGAAGGTTTCGACGTAAAAGTTTGGGATGCTAAGCAGGTTGACGATCATACCTTAGAGCTTTCATACCTATCGGCCGATGGCGAGCAGGGATTTCCGGGCAACCTGAAAACCACGGTTACCTATAAGCTAACAGATGATAACGCTTTAGAGATTTCCTATAATGCTACTACAGATAAGCCTACGGTGGTTAATTTAACCAACCATGCTTATTATAACTTAAATGGTAATGGCAGCGGATCTATTTTAAAGCACAGCTTACAATTGGCAGCCGATGCTTATACCCCGGTTGACAGCACCCTGATACCAACCGGTAAAATTGCCCCGGTTGATGGTACACCATTCGATTTTAGAAAAGCGACTACGATAGGCGCCCGTATTAATGAAGGCGATGAACAATTGAAAAACGGCCAGGGCTATGATCATAACTTTGTATTGAACAAGCATGATCTTAAAACGCCGATTGCTACTGTACAAGGCGATAATACCGGCATTGTAATGGAGGTGTTTACTGAGGAGCCGGGCATCCAGTTTTATAGCGGTAATTTTATGAAGGGCGAGTTTAAATTTAAAAATGATGTGAAGGATGACAACCGCACTGCGTTTGCATTAGAAACACAACATTTTCCAGACTCACCTAATAAACCTTCGTTCCCGTCAACAGAGTTAAAGCCAGGGCAAACTTATAAAACTACCACTATTTATAAATTTTCGGCTAAGTAG
- a CDS encoding cytochrome c peroxidase encodes MKKLLIVIFLLSTVLWLACRQRNQQAHAQQVQAFQLLQVQHADSALRQLRLLVKTGAQTLVLQQAFKNARLAYKRTEFLTEYYTPVTAKALNGAPIPVMDDNDQHRIDLPEGFQVVEPYLFPVIDGNNKAELLKQLDIMIPSFKRLKQLTQTQELADAQIFDAMRLEVFRIITQGITGFDAPIAQNSMAEASAALSTLHDVLAIYEDDITSKDENLYQQLQQTIVKSRRYLSQHTGFNSFNRMAFIMQYANPLSVNLAKASHLLGIDKFLEMRALKANAKTVFDEHAFDPDYYTASYDAHSSPAKVELGKRLFYDPILSGTGKRSCASCHEPPKAFTDGLVKSESIDGKTRIRRNTPTLLNAGLQPALFYDNRVAYLEDQATDVINNKDEMHGSLPAALKRLGANPAYNGLFKRAFPKVKEPVTDYNLRNALGSYIRSLESLNSPFDKYMRGDSTQLNAAEVNGFNLYMGKAKCATCHFMPLFNGTVPPDYRTIETEVIGVPAIAGKLGIDDDKGKYELRKINLYKYAFRTPTVRNIALTAPYMHNGVFKTLEDVVDFYNKGGGLSAGANLPNLTLPFDELHLTPQDQKDIVAFLKKLTDTGTK; translated from the coding sequence ATGAAAAAATTATTGATTGTAATTTTTCTACTGTCTACCGTATTATGGCTAGCCTGCAGGCAGCGTAATCAACAAGCACATGCCCAACAGGTCCAAGCTTTCCAATTGTTGCAGGTACAGCACGCCGACTCAGCCCTTAGGCAATTAAGATTATTGGTAAAAACCGGAGCGCAAACCTTGGTCTTACAACAGGCTTTTAAAAACGCCCGTTTGGCCTACAAGCGTACCGAATTTTTAACCGAATATTATACACCTGTTACCGCCAAGGCACTGAACGGCGCTCCTATACCCGTAATGGACGACAATGACCAGCACCGTATAGACCTTCCAGAGGGCTTTCAGGTAGTTGAGCCCTATTTGTTCCCGGTGATTGATGGAAATAATAAAGCTGAATTGCTGAAGCAACTCGATATAATGATACCGAGTTTTAAACGGCTGAAACAACTCACTCAGACGCAGGAACTGGCCGATGCACAGATATTTGATGCCATGCGATTGGAGGTCTTCCGCATCATTACGCAAGGCATTACAGGTTTTGACGCGCCAATTGCACAAAACTCAATGGCCGAGGCATCGGCGGCTTTAAGCACTTTGCATGATGTACTGGCTATTTATGAAGATGATATAACAAGTAAAGATGAAAACCTGTACCAACAGTTGCAACAAACCATCGTCAAGAGCAGGCGGTACTTAAGCCAGCATACCGGCTTTAATAGTTTCAACCGTATGGCGTTTATTATGCAATATGCTAACCCGCTTTCTGTAAACCTGGCCAAAGCATCGCATCTGCTTGGCATTGATAAGTTTTTGGAAATGAGGGCGCTTAAAGCAAATGCCAAAACCGTGTTTGATGAGCATGCTTTTGACCCCGACTATTATACGGCAAGCTATGATGCCCACAGCAGCCCCGCCAAAGTGGAGCTGGGTAAACGCCTGTTTTATGATCCCATTTTATCAGGCACGGGCAAGCGCTCATGCGCCAGTTGCCACGAACCGCCAAAGGCTTTTACTGATGGCTTAGTTAAAAGCGAATCCATCGATGGTAAGACGCGCATTCGCCGCAACACACCAACACTGCTTAATGCCGGGTTACAACCCGCATTGTTTTATGATAACCGCGTAGCTTACCTGGAAGATCAGGCAACGGATGTAATAAATAATAAGGACGAAATGCATGGCTCGTTGCCGGCGGCGCTTAAACGCCTCGGTGCAAACCCGGCATACAACGGCTTGTTTAAAAGGGCTTTTCCGAAGGTAAAGGAGCCGGTTACCGATTATAACCTGCGTAATGCTTTAGGCAGCTATATACGCTCGCTCGAAAGTTTAAACTCACCTTTTGATAAATACATGCGGGGCGACAGTACGCAACTAAACGCCGCCGAGGTAAATGGGTTTAATTTATACATGGGCAAAGCTAAATGTGCAACCTGTCACTTTATGCCGCTGTTTAACGGCACCGTTCCGCCCGACTACAGGACCATAGAGACAGAGGTAATTGGTGTGCCTGCAATAGCTGGAAAGCTGGGTATTGATGACGATAAAGGTAAGTATGAACTTCGTAAAATTAACTTGTACAAGTATGCCTTTCGTACACCTACAGTACGTAACATTGCCTTAACAGCGCCTTACATGCACAACGGCGTATTTAAAACGCTTGAAGACGTGGTTGATTTTTACAACAAGGGTGGCGGCCTAAGTGCCGGTGCAAACCTGCCTAACCTTACCCTGCCGTTTGATGAACTGCATTTAACACCGCAGGACCAAAAAGACATTGTAGCGTTTTTGAAGAAGTTGACAGATACAGGTACCAAATAA
- a CDS encoding C40 family peptidase — translation MIFSRSPRLVMLLVILCAVLASCKSKKAVLKGSPGDVVKPQAFIAEKYAGIMGVSENDIANGRLYNFIEQWYGTPYKFGGMDHDGVDCSGLTLLLQQQVYGITIPRNTGKQINAIKRKYEEELQEGDLVFFDFDGKKFSHVGVYLQNGYLVHASTRRGVMIVKLRDPSMYKYFSRGGSVSNTTNIAQNE, via the coding sequence ATGATATTTAGTCGTTCCCCCCGGTTAGTTATGCTGCTGGTTATACTATGTGCTGTGCTGGCCTCCTGTAAATCCAAAAAGGCGGTGCTGAAAGGCTCGCCCGGCGATGTTGTAAAGCCGCAGGCATTTATAGCCGAAAAATATGCTGGTATAATGGGGGTGAGCGAAAATGACATTGCCAACGGCCGGTTGTATAACTTTATAGAACAATGGTATGGTACTCCTTACAAATTTGGTGGCATGGACCACGATGGCGTTGATTGCTCGGGACTAACCTTGTTGCTGCAGCAGCAGGTTTATGGTATCACCATTCCGCGTAATACGGGTAAGCAAATTAATGCCATTAAACGCAAGTACGAAGAAGAACTGCAGGAGGGCGATCTGGTGTTCTTTGATTTTGATGGTAAAAAGTTTAGTCACGTTGGGGTTTACCTCCAAAACGGCTACCTGGTACATGCCAGCACACGCCGTGGTGTTATGATCGTTAAACTGCGAGATCCATCTATGTACAAATACTTTTCGCGCGGCGGGTCGGTTTCCAATACAACCAATATTGCTCAGAATGAATAA
- a CDS encoding TlpA disulfide reductase family protein yields MKKRVLLCIGMVLCSAVTFAQVKTINLQQLQKRISNPDTVYVVNFWATWCAPCVAELPYFEKLQATYKSKPLKVLLVSMDFESKLQAVKTFARTHKLASEVFLATRKSDEEMIDGIDKEWSGALPGTLIVNGKKGIRKFQEQEFTYDELNKLYQTNK; encoded by the coding sequence ATGAAGAAGCGTGTTTTACTTTGCATAGGTATGGTTTTGTGCAGCGCGGTAACTTTTGCGCAGGTAAAAACTATTAACCTTCAGCAACTGCAAAAGCGCATAAGTAATCCCGATACCGTTTATGTGGTAAACTTTTGGGCTACCTGGTGTGCGCCTTGTGTAGCTGAGCTGCCGTACTTTGAGAAGCTGCAGGCTACTTATAAAAGTAAGCCGTTAAAAGTATTACTGGTTAGCATGGATTTCGAATCGAAGCTGCAGGCCGTTAAGACTTTTGCCCGTACACATAAGCTTGCATCTGAAGTATTTTTGGCCACCCGTAAAAGCGACGAGGAGATGATTGACGGAATTGACAAGGAGTGGAGCGGGGCTTTACCGGGCACTCTTATCGTAAATGGTAAAAAAGGTATCCGTAAATTTCAGGAGCAGGAATTTACTTATGATGAACTGAATAAACTCTATCAAACCAATAAATAG